One genomic window of Deinococcus metalli includes the following:
- a CDS encoding ThiF family adenylyltransferase encodes MDDTADRAPLPPDLVAGIRTLEDVPDFTLTGPWSREKSDRWAVPCQVQIEQGSEYVDAVTHWRLSVSQHYPWGTIDVFRAANSGIRGEFPHELTRHQPCLITRAQSLERWGTGAEPPDAYGRLAWHAMRLVQWVQKAARGELFQPGDHFGHPLIHDENRNRKRSINTLEDDRSLAVWRQHTGQHGEVKLRKDLGHYVSYYAAEFTRQGKHLLTPAWGTWVTSLTAGQTARWLMLERRPFIPPWGFPATWGELRGVLAEQGMSLDPLLRSAIAMTPKGTPLLLIGYPVPGVIDGPDRQIQWQACELPSRAELLPARGFRNTPDSMWLKARHDTFGTASPITWLLSQPHQAEELGSRGFLPETVRAQRYVVIGAGALGSAVAEHLVRSGVTYISVFDDDSIQTANLVRHTLTLQDVPGNKAEQVAQRLQAINTLVSPTGFNERYPPQRDDGAQAVQAADVIIDTTGEAPVIAMLGRRRWDDPKVIISLSLGWKAQSLYAYAERTTRFRAPAFNRAILPHVDADALVDPDEPMPMEGVGCWTPVFPALHTDIQLLAAVGATFVREFVEGTDTERTRVFEQRHGPHGFEGIALRGPLP; translated from the coding sequence TTGGATGACACGGCCGACCGTGCTCCCCTGCCTCCAGACCTCGTGGCTGGAATCAGGACGCTTGAGGACGTCCCGGATTTCACGCTGACTGGACCGTGGTCGCGGGAGAAATCTGACCGCTGGGCGGTCCCCTGCCAGGTTCAGATCGAGCAGGGCAGCGAGTACGTGGACGCGGTCACGCACTGGCGACTGTCTGTCTCGCAGCATTACCCCTGGGGCACCATTGACGTGTTCCGTGCCGCGAACAGCGGCATACGTGGGGAATTCCCGCATGAACTCACACGCCATCAGCCCTGCCTGATCACGCGGGCACAATCCCTCGAGCGGTGGGGGACTGGTGCAGAGCCGCCGGATGCCTATGGCCGGCTGGCCTGGCATGCCATGCGCCTGGTGCAGTGGGTTCAGAAAGCAGCGCGGGGCGAACTCTTCCAACCTGGGGATCATTTCGGTCACCCACTCATTCACGACGAGAACCGCAACAGGAAGCGTTCGATCAACACCCTCGAGGACGACCGCTCACTGGCCGTATGGCGGCAGCACACCGGGCAACACGGTGAAGTCAAGCTTCGCAAGGACCTTGGGCACTACGTGTCGTACTACGCGGCCGAGTTCACCAGGCAGGGCAAGCACCTCCTCACGCCCGCGTGGGGCACCTGGGTCACGTCACTGACAGCGGGTCAGACGGCCAGGTGGCTCATGCTGGAGCGCCGCCCTTTCATTCCACCGTGGGGGTTCCCGGCCACCTGGGGCGAACTGCGCGGCGTCCTGGCAGAGCAGGGTATGAGCCTCGATCCCCTCCTCCGCAGCGCCATCGCCATGACGCCCAAGGGGACTCCCCTGCTGCTGATCGGCTACCCCGTCCCGGGCGTGATCGACGGCCCGGATCGTCAAATCCAGTGGCAGGCCTGCGAGCTCCCGTCCCGGGCTGAGCTGTTGCCGGCCAGGGGTTTCCGGAACACGCCTGACAGCATGTGGCTGAAGGCCAGACATGACACGTTCGGCACGGCGTCGCCCATCACATGGCTGCTCTCGCAACCGCATCAGGCCGAGGAACTGGGAAGTCGCGGCTTCCTCCCCGAAACGGTGAGGGCGCAGCGCTACGTGGTGATCGGGGCCGGAGCGCTGGGCTCAGCGGTCGCCGAACACCTCGTCCGTAGTGGGGTCACCTACATCAGTGTGTTCGACGACGACTCGATCCAGACGGCGAATCTGGTCCGTCATACGCTCACGCTCCAGGACGTGCCAGGAAACAAAGCCGAGCAGGTCGCGCAGCGGCTCCAGGCGATCAACACGCTTGTGAGTCCCACCGGTTTCAATGAACGGTACCCTCCGCAACGCGATGATGGAGCTCAGGCCGTCCAGGCGGCAGACGTGATCATCGACACGACCGGTGAAGCGCCAGTGATCGCCATGCTCGGCCGCCGGCGCTGGGACGATCCCAAAGTGATCATCAGCCTCTCGCTGGGCTGGAAGGCACAGTCGCTGTACGCGTATGCGGAGCGCACCACACGGTTCCGGGCGCCGGCGTTCAACCGGGCCATCCTTCCCCATGTCGACGCTGACGCACTGGTCGATCCCGATGAGCCGATGCCCATGGAAGGCGTCGGCTGCTGGACGCCCGTCTTTCCCGCACTCCATACGGATATTCAGCTGCTGGCCGCTGTCGGTGCCACCTTCGTCCGGGAATTCGTCGAGGGAACCGACACGGAGCGGACGCGGGTGTTCGAGCAGCGTCACGGCCCGCACGGCTTCGAAGGGATCGCACTCCGAGGACCACTGCCGTGA
- a CDS encoding SMODS domain-containing nucleotidyltransferase, producing MTQPTYQTLAKEFDEFDRLILPGNTTLKAAQRAHLDVRRRIANDPWISEIHVADFLQGSYARHTMVKPPLDVYGQPEKADVDIVLVTNLSEFEFKNPETVLQGVLKWLEKEYGKGRAKIQSRSVKLSLPDVEVDLVPTSAPSEAQKAALRRYTENAVEMETRSADHDDEVLNPDEIFGPEGLSDDQWVKEPLRIPDKDAREWQDTHPLATLDFAVQKNKDCNSKFLRIARALKWWRRRAAAQPGASKYPRSYPIEHMAGDYCPHNFSSIAEGLTMTFQAMKADFDRYHPHSKPQLRPRGLDEEESEADVISRLTQDDFNAFYKEVCHAAETATKALSWGNRQEAAEMWQGLLGKEFKIPLAIPTSSAGPAGAAAGTTVMPTDSPSPRGRFG from the coding sequence ATGACTCAACCCACATACCAGACCCTCGCCAAAGAATTCGATGAGTTCGACCGCCTGATCCTGCCAGGTAACACAACCCTTAAGGCAGCCCAGCGCGCCCACCTCGATGTGCGGCGCCGGATCGCGAATGATCCGTGGATCAGCGAGATTCACGTCGCCGATTTTCTTCAGGGAAGCTACGCCCGCCACACCATGGTCAAGCCCCCGCTGGACGTATACGGCCAGCCCGAAAAGGCGGACGTCGACATCGTGCTCGTGACCAACCTTTCAGAGTTTGAGTTCAAGAACCCCGAGACAGTGCTGCAGGGTGTTCTGAAATGGTTGGAAAAGGAATACGGAAAGGGACGGGCAAAGATCCAGTCGCGCTCCGTGAAGCTGTCGTTGCCGGACGTTGAGGTCGACCTGGTCCCCACGTCTGCGCCCAGTGAAGCGCAGAAGGCGGCGCTCAGGCGGTACACCGAGAACGCCGTCGAGATGGAGACACGGTCGGCCGACCATGACGATGAGGTGCTCAACCCGGATGAGATCTTCGGTCCAGAGGGTCTGTCGGATGACCAATGGGTCAAGGAACCGCTGCGCATTCCGGACAAGGACGCGCGGGAGTGGCAGGACACCCATCCCCTGGCCACCCTTGATTTCGCGGTGCAGAAGAACAAGGACTGTAATAGCAAGTTCCTTCGCATCGCACGTGCCCTGAAATGGTGGCGCCGGCGTGCCGCCGCGCAGCCCGGCGCGAGCAAGTACCCGCGCAGCTACCCCATCGAGCATATGGCGGGAGATTACTGCCCGCACAACTTCTCCTCCATCGCGGAGGGCCTCACCATGACCTTTCAGGCAATGAAGGCCGACTTCGATCGGTACCATCCGCACAGCAAGCCGCAGTTGCGGCCGCGGGGCCTTGATGAAGAGGAATCGGAGGCCGACGTCATCTCCCGGCTGACCCAGGACGACTTCAACGCCTTCTACAAAGAAGTGTGCCACGCTGCCGAAACAGCCACGAAGGCGTTGTCATGGGGAAACCGCCAGGAAGCTGCGGAGATGTGGCAGGGCCTTCTCGGCAAGGAATTCAAGATCCCGCTGGCGATTCCAACGTCGTCGGCCGGCCCGGCGGGGGCAGCAGCAGGGACCACCGTGATGCCGACGGACTCACCGTCCCCCCGGGGCCGCTTTGGATGA